One Micromonospora sp. WMMD812 genomic window carries:
- a CDS encoding ElyC/SanA/YdcF family protein, which translates to MALILASVPWLWTTIAARGHVYDVADAPVADVVIVLGTEVAADRRQPGARLAGRLETAADLVHRGRARAVLVSGDGGGASGDEPTVMTAYLTERLGVDPRRVVADPFGLDTYDTCARARQVYGVRRALIVTQSYHVSRAVTLCRHLGVDTDGVTARCPDCGPVLLVEKSIRDYLASGKAAWDAIRRRPPAVHSPAHPGVQDALKP; encoded by the coding sequence GTGGCCCTGATTCTCGCCAGCGTCCCGTGGCTCTGGACGACGATCGCCGCGCGGGGCCACGTGTACGACGTGGCTGACGCGCCGGTCGCCGACGTCGTCATCGTGCTCGGCACCGAGGTGGCGGCGGACCGACGCCAGCCGGGAGCCCGGCTCGCCGGGCGCCTGGAGACCGCCGCGGACCTGGTGCACCGTGGGCGGGCGCGGGCGGTCCTCGTGTCCGGGGACGGCGGTGGCGCGTCCGGCGACGAACCGACGGTGATGACCGCCTACCTGACCGAACGGCTCGGCGTCGATCCGCGTCGCGTGGTGGCCGACCCGTTCGGCCTGGACACGTACGACACCTGCGCGCGGGCGCGTCAGGTGTACGGCGTGCGACGCGCCCTGATCGTGACCCAGTCCTACCACGTGTCCCGGGCGGTCACGCTGTGCCGGCACCTGGGTGTCGACACCGATGGCGTCACCGCCCGCTGCCCCGACTGCGGGCCCGTCCTGCTCGTCGAGAAGTCGATCCGGGACTACCTGGCCAGCGGCAAGGCGGCCTGGGACGCGATCCGCCGCCGACCGCCCGCGGTGCACTCGCCGGCGCATCCGGGAGTGCAGGACGCCCTGAAGCCCTGA